The Humulus lupulus chromosome 3, drHumLupu1.1, whole genome shotgun sequence genome window below encodes:
- the LOC133822854 gene encoding mulatexin-like — translation MKYLSSIMIILWLAILCLGIVYADERPDHRCGPSYNNPPCDGRRCCSIHNYCGDGNDYCGRGNCRYQCRFQFAALTGVLPLRDNAITKFISKSLYSNMFKHTSDCQSQGFYSYDAFITAAQSFPGFATTGDVSTRKRELAAFFAQTSHLTTGGYDFSDPHAWGHCNINETAHTTADNDHCTSSQWPCASGKKYFSRGPIQLTHNYNYGLAGKAIGVDLIKNPDLVATDPVVSFKTALWFWMTKHDSKPSCHDILINANSQISSYTVIDKIVNGNSQVEENKLEENSRVSTSVGYYKRYCDMLGVSYGKLI, via the exons atgAAGTACTTGAGCAGCATTATGATCATATTATGGCTGGCTATACTATGCCTTGGAATCGTTTATGCAGACGAAAGACCTGATCACAGATGTGGACCTAGTTATAACAATCCTCCATGTGATGGTAGAAGGTGTTGCAGTATCCATAACTATTGCGGTGACGGCAATGATTACTGCGGCCGCGGAAACTGCCGATACCAGTGTCGTTTCCAGTTCGCTGCACTAACTGGTGTTCTCCCTCTTCGTGATAATGCTATAACCAAATTTATCAGCAAATCACTTTACAGCAATATGTTTAAGCATACAAGTGATTGCCAAAGCCAGGGCTTCTATAGTTACGACGCTTTCATCACTGCTGCACAATCCTTTCCTGGTTTTGCTACTACTGGAGATGTTTCAACTCGTAAGAGGGAGCTTGCTGCTTTCTTTGCTCAAACATCTCATCTAACCAcag GCGGCTATGATTTTAGTGATCCACATGCATGGGGACATTGTAATATCAATGAGACTGCTCACACTACCGCTGACAATGATCATTGCACATCCTCTCAGTGGCCTTGTGCTTCaggaaaaaaatattttagcAGGGGACCCATCCAACTCACTCA CAACTACAACTATGGGCTTGCTGGTAAGGCTATTGGAGTAGATTTGATCAAAAATCCTGATTTGGTAGCCACAGACCCAGTTGTATCATTCAAGACAGCCTTGTGGTTTTGGATGACTAAGCATGATAGTAAGCCTTCCTGCCATGATATTTTGATCAATGCTAACAGTCAAATCTCAAGCTACACTGTGATCGATAAAATAGTCAATGGTAATTCTCAAGTAGAAGAAAATAAACTCGAAGAAAATAGTAGAGTTTCTACTAGCGTTGGATACTACAAGAGGTATTGTGACATGTTAGGAGTGAGTTATGGAAAGCTGATATGA